In Candidatus Thermodiscus eudorianus, a single genomic region encodes these proteins:
- a CDS encoding nucleoside phosphorylase, which produces MFRIGKGEPVIKPSGRGMGRVPERVLLVFTPRLFRKAKGMLEGYTAWRRPGILYRVGEGLYKGVRVLLALPYWGAPAAAAGLEVLIASGGRLFIMAGLAGAIHPRLRIGDMQVPAWGLREEGTSYHYEPPGVVARPDEMLAERLYQAVERIGRERIRVERGGIWSTDALFRETRDKVEDYSKQGVLSVDMEATALMTVARYRGARLAVVVAVSDELYGSRWNPGFDTRRLARSEKVMIEASLQTLTGEQ; this is translated from the coding sequence TTGTTTCGGATTGGCAAGGGCGAGCCCGTGATTAAACCCAGCGGCAGGGGCATGGGGAGGGTCCCCGAGAGGGTTCTCCTAGTATTCACGCCCAGGCTGTTCAGGAAGGCCAAGGGAATGCTAGAAGGCTACACAGCCTGGAGGCGCCCGGGGATACTGTACCGGGTTGGCGAGGGCCTCTATAAGGGGGTAAGGGTACTTCTAGCCCTCCCCTACTGGGGCGCGCCGGCAGCGGCTGCGGGGCTGGAAGTCCTAATAGCCAGTGGAGGGAGGCTCTTCATCATGGCCGGGTTGGCGGGCGCCATACACCCCAGGCTGAGGATAGGGGATATGCAGGTGCCAGCGTGGGGTCTTAGGGAGGAGGGGACGAGCTACCACTACGAGCCCCCAGGTGTAGTTGCTAGGCCCGACGAGATGCTGGCTGAGAGGCTCTACCAGGCCGTTGAGAGGATTGGGAGGGAGAGGATTAGGGTCGAGAGGGGAGGTATATGGAGTACAGACGCATTATTCAGGGAGACTAGAGACAAAGTCGAGGACTACTCGAAGCAGGGAGTCCTGAGCGTGGACATGGAGGCTACGGCCTTGATGACGGTGGCTCGATACCGGGGCGCTCGGCTGGCTGTGGTGGTAGCGGTGTCAGACGAGCTCTACGGTAGCAGGTGGAATCCGGGGTTCGACACGAGGAGGCTGGCGAGGAGTGAGAAGGTGATGATAGAGGCCTCCCTCCAAACACTAACAGGGGAGCAGTGA